The following are encoded together in the Platichthys flesus chromosome 9, fPlaFle2.1, whole genome shotgun sequence genome:
- the LOC133960266 gene encoding small ribosomal subunit protein eS27-like produces MPLAKDLMHPSVTEERRRHKKKRLVQSPNSYFMDVKCTGCYRITTIFSHSQTVVPCAGCSLILTQPQGGKCRLTPGCAFRRK; encoded by the exons ATGCCG CTGGCCAAGGATCTGATGCACCCCAGCGtcactgaggagaggaggcgacacaagaagaagaggcTGGTGCAGAGTCCGAACTCCTACTTCATGGATGTTAAATGCACAG GCTGCTACAGGATCACCACCATCTTCAGCCATTCACAGACAGTGGTACCATGTGCGGGCTGCTCATTAATCCTCACCCAACCACAAGGGGGAAAATGCAGACTCACTCCAG GCTGCGCCTTCAGACGGAAATAG